TCTCTTTCAAGACCAAAGTTCAACAACTTAGTAAAGCTATTCTCAGGAGTCTACAGAATGTTGTCACAGTGTGAGTAATGCtaaattcaaaatgttttaaaataatttactgaaAGAATTGTTAGAACAACCAACCAACACTGGGATCAGTGATTACCAAAGTGATTACATAGATTTCACTTATGTTCTAAGTTTTGTGAGAGCACTGAACAAATTGGCTTCCCTTCTCCATATCAATCTAAATGACAAGCAGGGATCCTTTACAAGACATGGAATAACTAAATACCTGGTAGTTAGTTACTCCCATAAGGTAATTCAGCTCTTTGTTCTGTGTTAGATCTAAGTACTTACATACAGCTAAGAATATATGGAAggtataataatttttattcacttccaatgaatatatttcAGGAAAAAGTGGGTGCTCATAACTGAGGCATTGAAGCTTATGAGGAGTGAACTTTTCCGATGAAGGAAATTTCCTCAGtattcagtgctcagacttctacAACATAAAAATAAGGGCCTGTGTTTCAgcaaatattcaggaattaaaatAGCATCTACACCTGAATTAATAAATAGGACTccatacaacaacaaaaatgaaaaaaacacaaCCATAcacaacaatgtggatgaatccCACAGACATAATGGTGAGTAAAACCAGTCAGACACCGAAGAATCCATACTGTATGTCTGTATTAATTCAAAGATCAAAAACGAGGAATACTATACTATGATAGTAGGAGTGAAGATGGTGCTTATCCTTGGGGAGAACAGGAGTGATAGTGCGGAAAAGGGGCTGATAAGGTTCTCTTTCTGAATCTGAGTACTGGTTACTCAAGGTGTTtgctttgtgaaaattcatcacTAGTCACAGGCACTAGTGACTGACGCATATTTCTGTGTAAATATTACAATTAAATgaataatgtatgtaaaaatgTATCTATAGGTGTATGGCATGCGAAtgttatctcaataaagctgttacatTTTTCAAAGCTATCTATAATCATATTAATATTACCTAATCATGTTAAGCTTGCCATTGATTGATAGACATTTAACAGGACCACAACATTTCATCAGAAAAGAAGTTTTACATCCCAAAGCCAATCTTGAATCCTTCACTTAAGAGTAATAGCTGATCAAAAGCCACAGAAGGCATATTCCTCCAGCAATAAAATGTCGTCTTCTACAGCATATTATTTCTACATACCTGTCTggttaaaaatgaagattttcaGCGTTTCCAACGTTCGGTCTGTATGATTAAATCTAGCCATTGGTTTAGCCCCTTGAAATAACAAGATGTTAGGAACAGCCACAGTGCCAAACCTCGTAGAAAGGCTACAAGAGAGAAAACCTGAATTAACAGTGGGCTTCCTCACACAAGTATGGTATCAGAATGGATGGAAATACATGAGAAAGGATCAGATTTCTGTGACCTGTGGAGGCTTCTGCCACTGAAACAACAGGCTGTGGTTGTTTCTGACTGCCTTCCTCATGGGTCAGGGTTGGGGGCATTCCCATTCTGCTCTCTGACTTGCTTTCTATTACAATGTGGAGCTGCCCCTGACACAATTATTCCACTACTTTTGTTCCTAACAGCCAAAACAAATCAGACCAGAAAATTCCAATGCATGGACAAAGCACACTGTATCAATTTACTTGACAGAAGAAACTTCAAACTCTCCAGAATGCTCATTTCCATCCCTCATAAAAGATTCAACTTATGGATAAGCAATTAGGTTTGTGAGTCGGTGCAAAGGAATCTACAATCTAACAAACACGCCAGGAAGATCACAATTAAGCTGGGACAACTCAGAAGTAACACGACCTGAGCAGTACTGTGTCAACttttacagaatactgagcagtAGTACAAGTCAAAATGTTTTGGGTTCAAGCCTCAGTTCTGCCACTGAAccggctgtgtgacctttgggcagattatttaacctttctaagcctcagttacCCCCACTAATAAAATGGTAATATTGGAtaatcaggatttttttcttttgaagcatGTTGTAACATAAATATTAACATATGAGGCAAATACATGTCCCACAATACAATAAGACAGAGTATCCTCTATTCTCCATAACTGAGGCACCATGCCAGGCACTGAGAAGGATGCACAGAGATGAAGAAGCAACAAAAGGGATGATAAAAGCCTGCAGGGAATAGAGGATAGCGTGGAAGCTGGTGTCAGATCCATAAGCAAAGAGTGCTGAGCAGGTGCTGCGAACTAGCCCTGCTGACTAGGGGGTCAGTGGAGGGCCCGGGCAAAGCTGGACAGTGACTTCAAACGTCCTTCCAATCAGTCTGTAACCTTGGGCCAGGCCACTGAGATCTTTCCCTGAAGCCTTTGTGGGAAATGTGGGGCAGTTTCTTTCTTCATAAACAATTTCAGGTAAACATTATCCACACTGAAAATCAGGGCCTCATTTTCATCACCAACTTGACCATCTTCCAAACTTCCCAAATTTATTCACATACAACCACCATGTGACCTAAGAAGTAGCATCTGACTTACAGCAGGAGAGGAGGACATGGTTTATTAGCTCAGACCCAGTCACAGGGAAAATATTTAACATCTGCACTATGTTCTTTGTAACTTATCttactgaacattcagaaaagacaaaaccCCACTGAACAGTATGAAAGACTACAAAACAAGGGTAAATGTATATCAAAGTCCTAAAATAATTCATCAAATTTATCGAATATCTACTAAGAACATGCATTCAAGAATAAATGtaagcaagaagaaagaaagaagaaaggagggcaagaaggaaagaaaagaattttttaaaaaaacgacttctctggtggtacagcgGATtataatctgtctgccaataacaggttcgatccctggtccgggaggatacCACAGCCACAGCCGGTGAAGCAATAAAGCACATGCGCCACAACTCCTGAACCCGAGTGCcgtgactactgaagcctgggcgcCTAGAGTCAATGCTCCGaaataagagaaaccactgcaatgagaagcccacacattgcAACGAAAAAGTAGTCCAGGCTCACCACCACTAGAGAaggctcactgcaactagagaaagcccatgcacagcaacaaagacccagcgcaaccaaaataaataaataaaaagaataaaaaagaaagaaagaaatctttagcAGACATAAAACAGGGGTGCCAAGGGCTAGGCTGCTAGGTTGGGGACCTACGCTGCAGGTGAAAGTCACACAGGAAGAACATAGTTCGGATGCTAATTTTGCTAATTCAGTCTGGCCAGGACCCTAACACATCCTCTGCCCCCGCCCCTGCCATCAGGCAGAGCCATCTTTAAATTCCACCAGGGGAAGAACAGTCTTTCTTCTTAAGGAGCCTCCAGAAAGTCTCCCTCAGGAATGTGCCAATTCTCACTGCTCACACTGTCTCTCCTTCCCTCAATTCCATCTTAAAGCTCAGGCTCAAGCCCTCCTCTGCTCCTAACTTAACTGATAACGAGCCCCAAGTAACTGTAACCATCGTCCAATGGGATGAGACATAAACCCCACTGAGGAAGATACTAGGGGAAGATACCTGCTGTGCTGAGATGCATCCAGTGCCAAAAAGTGAAGAGCTGGAAATGCCCGGGGCAGAGAATTAAAATGAGGGGCCAAGCTGGCAGAAAATCGGCACCAAGGGGTGTAAAACAGGACTAGAGTGCAGTCACTACCATTTGGGTTGAGAAAATCCATAAGGTCCtgtggcaaaagaaacaaaaagtgttAAAGTCGGCAGTAAAGGATGGGTACTTCTTCTGGAAGGATACTCAAGGGCAGGAAGCACCACGGATgccagggagaggaggtgggggcagggccggGAGGGAGACAGCGGTGTAGCACCTGAGAACCTTCCAGGGTGGACCCACATGGATCCACAGATCAGCAGAAAAGTAGTAATAAATGACATGTCACCGACTCTCCTccaaggttttcctttttttatgtatattaataaaGGATAGctcatttacaatgttatgttaatttctgttgtacagcaaagtgattcagttatacatacatatattccttttcatattcttttccatcatggtttatcacaggatattgagtataactccctatgctatacagtaggaccttgttgtttatccatcctacatataAGTTTGTCCATCCTATACCTGTTAATCCCCCATTCCCAATCCATTCCTCCCCCACTGCCTCCCTCTTGGCAGCCACAGGTgtgttctctgtctgtgagtctgtctctgttttgtagataggttcatttgtgttgtattttagattcaatttttaagtgatatcatacggtatttgtcgcTGTCCTTCacttatgataatctctagttctatccacgttgctgcagatgacattttttttcttttttatggctgattaatattcctctgtgtgtgtgtgtgtgtgtgtgttacatcttctttatcctctcatctgtcagtggacatttagattgtttccacatcttggctactgtaaatagtactgctataAACACaaaggtgcatgtgtcttttatttgtttttggtcatgcaatgtggcacgtgggatcttagttccccaaccagggatcaaatacacaccccctgctgtggaagcacaaagtcttaaccactgagtgccagggaagtcccagcatatatctttttgaattgtggttctgtctgaatatatgcccacgagtgggactgctggatcatatggcaactctaacTTTAATCTgatgaggaacctccatactgttctctatagtggctgcaccaacttccattcccactaacagtggaggagggttccTCCTCTAAGCTTTCTTAAGATCATTATAGagcaattttaatatttttcataattcttcAATTCATACACTAAGTACTCACAGGGTACAAGCCAATGTCCCAATCTTAGAACTATGCATCTCACACAATCTAACAGAATCATTAAAGCACTGTGGTCTCAAGCCCAAGCTATAATCTCAGCAGATCCAAGTCTATACTAAGCAGTCAGCTCCATGTATTCAGCCAAAGGTTAGTTCAGTCTGAGGGTGCATCATCCCTGCCACCACGCTACCTCTGACCACTCAAAGTGCGTTCTCCCGGTTATGTATGGAACAGTCACACAACAGTCCACACAGCTGAGCCACAGCATTCACCAGGCACCGAGGGCAGGGCGTGACACCTGCCTTGGAGGGCGCTCAATGTACTGTATGCACCCTAGTTTAAAACAAGCAATcacatggaacttccctggtggtccagtggctaagactctgtggtcccaatgcagggggcacaggttcaatcccaggtcagggaactagatcccacactccgcaactaagagttcacatgctgcaactaacgagcctgcaatgaagactgaagactCCTAGTGCCTCAACCAATGCCccgcgcagccaaataaataactattttttaaataataataaaataagcaaCTACAGTTCTCACAGCTAGGATTCTCTTCTTATATAAGCAGCCTGAATTCATTCTGCTCTCTGGCTTTAACAATCTGACAGAAAACATCAGTCAGAATCCTGGTATTCTCTTTAGGATCACCATTTATCCAACTAGCTGGAAAGCATGCCTGGCCTGGACAAATGTGTCAGCTCTCAGTCCAGAGTAAACACTAGGTTCATActctctggaggaaaaaaaaaaaactttccatcaATATAACAAACTTCTCAGGGACATGACTGGTCCAAGCAGTGCTAAATTACAATTTTAGTAACTCAGATATCTCATTTTTATGTCTCCATAATAAATACTTCATTGAGAAGAAAAGTGCTATGATTCTGATACCAAACACCTCCCTGTACATGGGGATTTTTATCACAAGGCTTGGTGGTGAGATTACCCCAAGGATGACTAGGTTTAGGCCACCTAAAAAGCATAGTCAACACTAGTTATATCTCCTCCTTTCCCTACATACATCACAAAAAGTCAAGTGAATTTTCACCAATGCAGCCACTAAATGCCATCCCACTTACAATATGATGAAGATTATGACTCTGCATGTgaaagatgacagaggattaaATCATAAAATCAACgtgcagaaaaggagaaaagtactaaatatttttttcttacctgtgacatatttaaaattttcagagtGAAATTTTCTAATCCTGTCACATTTCTCTCCTCACAGTTGACCTTTGGGGATTTCAGACTTTCGGTGGTGTTGGCGTCCTCAGTTGGGGTGGGGTCGGATTCCGCCACGTCGGGCTCAGCGTAGTACTCCTCTTCTCTCTCCGAGAAGCTTGCTCCAGCTCTGTCCAGGGAGAAGAGGCTCTCCCGGAGGTTGCACCTCGAGTCCTCCTCCCCTCCGGCCCCGCAGGTGCCGCTGCTGGGCTCTGGGCTCAGCTTGTCCTCGGCTTCCCCGGGAATCACCGACAACATCACCATGTGGTTGCCGTCAGCATCCAGCCCCAGCACTGCCTCCGTCTCTTCTGCAGACGGGTCCTGGCCCGCTGGGTCAGGGGAAGGCACCTCCTCACTCATGTACACAGCCCCCACCTGGAATGGGTAAGCAGGCTG
This genomic window from Cervus canadensis isolate Bull #8, Minnesota chromosome 4, ASM1932006v1, whole genome shotgun sequence contains:
- the TXNDC15 gene encoding thioredoxin domain-containing protein 15, which gives rise to MAPSAAASCQDGGAGPRPRSRPLLPQPSSAGERDSRRCAPVALRPGSTGRCPPRTMRLLGWWQVLLWVLGSPARAEEIAEKRSHLWSEEQPAYPFQVGAVYMSEEVPSPDPAGQDPSAEETEAVLGLDADGNHMVMLSVIPGEAEDKLSPEPSSGTCGAGGEEDSRCNLRESLFSLDRAGASFSEREEEYYAEPDVAESDPTPTEDANTTESLKSPKVNCEERNVTGLENFTLKILNMSQDLMDFLNPNGSDCTLVLFYTPWCRFSASLAPHFNSLPRAFPALHFLALDASQHSSLSTRFGTVAVPNILLFQGAKPMARFNHTDRTLETLKIFIFNQTGIEAKKNVVVTQADQIGPLPSTLIKSVDWLLVFSLFFLISFIMYATIRTESIRWLIPGQEQEHAE